The following proteins are encoded in a genomic region of Spirochaetota bacterium:
- a CDS encoding Gfo/Idh/MocA family oxidoreductase gives METVRIGIIGVSGHAKQHLLAIDYLTENGMGVLAAAVIKPDAEYAEYADGFRAKGVRIYREYQEMFASERGKLDLIAIPTGIAFHEEHSVAALNAGFHVLCEKPVAGSAAEALRMKAAAERTGNMLAIGYQYITSPMIKRVKEYTMNGKLGRILSARTLAFGPRDAVYYTRNGWAGKMTFLGKTIYDSPMQNAFAHYLMNMLYTASPSPGKSARVTAVTMENYRAKDIEYADTQWMELSTSENVPVHFISSHACEKGENFTEYRYERGRIEWTPSRTTVYEKSGVGENVIETIDNGPVPIQTRVFIDAIEAIRNARPPACTIESAMQQTIAIEKGFISSDGVHTISTEHTFVSEVLKRPEGMKTDEAARYNAVIKDIEITMKNAFDSDKGFFASGLPWAKRSKTIAV, from the coding sequence ATGGAAACGGTTCGTATCGGCATCATCGGTGTTTCGGGACATGCGAAGCAGCATCTTCTTGCCATCGACTATCTCACCGAGAACGGTATGGGTGTGCTCGCTGCGGCGGTGATAAAGCCGGACGCGGAATATGCCGAATACGCCGACGGTTTTCGCGCAAAGGGCGTGCGTATATACCGCGAGTATCAGGAGATGTTCGCCTCCGAGCGCGGAAAACTCGATCTCATCGCCATACCGACGGGCATAGCCTTTCATGAGGAACACTCCGTCGCCGCGCTCAATGCCGGTTTTCACGTGCTCTGCGAAAAGCCCGTTGCCGGCTCGGCGGCCGAAGCATTGCGCATGAAAGCGGCGGCTGAACGTACGGGCAACATGCTTGCAATAGGATATCAGTACATCACATCACCGATGATCAAGCGCGTGAAGGAATATACGATGAACGGCAAGCTCGGGCGCATTCTCTCAGCGCGTACACTGGCCTTCGGACCGCGTGATGCCGTGTACTATACCAGGAACGGCTGGGCGGGGAAGATGACATTCCTCGGCAAGACCATATATGATTCGCCGATGCAGAATGCATTTGCGCACTATCTCATGAACATGCTCTACACGGCGTCACCGTCGCCGGGGAAAAGCGCCCGTGTCACCGCGGTCACGATGGAGAATTATCGGGCGAAGGATATCGAATATGCCGATACGCAATGGATGGAACTATCGACATCCGAGAACGTGCCTGTCCATTTCATATCCTCTCACGCCTGCGAGAAGGGCGAGAATTTCACCGAATACCGATATGAACGAGGCCGCATCGAATGGACGCCGTCAAGAACAACGGTGTACGAAAAGAGCGGCGTCGGTGAAAATGTGATCGAGACCATCGATAATGGCCCCGTGCCGATACAGACGCGCGTATTCATCGATGCCATCGAGGCGATACGTAACGCCCGCCCGCCCGCCTGTACCATAGAAAGCGCCATGCAGCAGACGATAGCCATTGAGAAGGGATTCATCTCCTCTGACGGCGTACACACGATAAGCACTGAGCACACGTTCGTTTCCGAAGTGCTCAAACGCCCCGAGGGGATGAAAACGGATGAAGCGGCCCGATATAACGCGGTCATCAAGGATATCGAGATAACGATGAAGAATGCATTCGATTCGGACAAGGGTTTCTTTGCATCGGGACTGCCTTGGGCTAAGCGGAGTAAGACAATAGCAGTGTGA